The following proteins are co-located in the Flavobacteriales bacterium genome:
- a CDS encoding SprB repeat-containing protein, translating to MWGSNATFLDGTFTSSINTISGLCGGGFAPIYYDATVTDANGSSGSASISLYDPMAVSIQTGISSNISCNGFCDGAVSVIGSGGTGNYTYLWSNGQTSSIATSLCSGPIDVTVTDGNGCWTSLSTTLLDASPIIISPIYNPISCYGYCDAYYEYL from the coding sequence GTGTGGGGCTCGAATGCAACATTCTTAGATGGCACATTTACATCAAGCATTAATACCATATCAGGATTATGTGGTGGTGGTTTTGCTCCAATATATTATGATGCTACCGTAACAGATGCAAATGGTTCTAGTGGCTCAGCATCTATATCTCTATACGATCCAATGGCTGTAAGTATTCAAACTGGAATATCTAGCAATATTAGTTGTAACGGTTTCTGCGATGGAGCTGTTTCGGTTATTGGTTCGGGTGGTACTGGGAATTATACTTATTTGTGGAGTAATGGTCAAACAAGTTCTATTGCAACGAGTTTATGTAGTGGTCCAATCGATGTTACCGTAACAGACGGCAATGGATGTTGGACATCTTTAAGTACTACCCTGCTTGACGCTTCACCAATTATTATATCCCCTATCTACAACCCAATTAGTTGTTATGGGTATTGCGATGCGTATTATGAATACCTGTAA